A region of the Phaseolus vulgaris cultivar G19833 chromosome 11, P. vulgaris v2.0, whole genome shotgun sequence genome:
GGATATTGTTCGTGGTGTAGAAGGTTATATTGTTACTGGGTCTAAGCAAGTGGAAATAGGCAAGTAATATTGGTTTGGGAAGCTTTTGTAAAAATTTGTTGCTGTTACTTTGCAGGAAATATTGTTATTGAATTCCTATGTATCGCATGTAAACAGGAACAAAGTTGTCAGAAGATAGCAGGAAATATGGTGCAGAAAATACATGTACCAGTGGTAATACACTGAGTAGAGCTGCACTAAGTTTTGCACAAGCACGTGCTCAAACGGAGAAGGAGCGTGGAAATTTACTAAAAGCTCTTGGTACACAGGTACTGTATATGTATTGATGCTTTCTGTTGTGTATATGTTGATGTATGAGCTCATTGAGCAGTACTTGCAACGCAAGGTTTATAAGGCTCAAACCTGACTTCACAGAAATAATGATTGGGTTTCCACTAACTGAACTGGTTTACAGAATATGATTGAGATTTACAGATATTTAGCTCTATTTTAATCTAATGCAAAAAGAACATGCAGGCTATTATGTCCAAATCCATTATGAATAGAATTTAATAGTCTCACTCATATACCGAGTTCATGAATCTTGCTTTATCTATAGCGGTGTCTCATATTGTTGACCAGGTTGCAGAGCCCCTAAGGGCAATGGTGGTGGGAGCTCCATTGGAGGATGCACGCCATCTTGCTCAACGTTACGACAGAATACGACAAGAAGCTGAAGCCCAGGTATTCTAAAAtttatctttcattttttttaatcagcaataTTATCTTTCACTTAACTTTTCAAAACTTGTTGGACTTCCACTTTCATTTGTCAGCCTGTTTTTTGTTGTCTCCCGTGTTTCATTACATGTTTCGATAAGGATTTTATTTTGCTATTTGACGTGTAATTACTGTCTTTTTAACCTAGACAGGCTATTGAAGTTTCTAAACGCCAGGCAAAAGTAAGAGAAATGCCACCCAGTGCTGAGAATTCTATGAAATTAGAAGCAGCTGAAGGGAAGCTGCAAGATCTGAAGACAAACATGACCACACTGGGGAAGGAAGCAGCTGCAGCATTGGCTGCTGTTGAAGCACAGCAACAGAGGTTAACTCTTCAGCGTCTTATAGCTATGGTATTGCAGTGTGCCCTTACGATTCCGCAATGCTTCGATTTAATGAAAAACGCTGGATCAGAGTCATAACTTCTCATTGATCCCACATCTTATTTCTTCTTATGAAGGTTGAAGCAGAGCGTGCCTATCATCAAATAATCCTACAAATACTTGATCAGCTTGAGGGGGAGGTAAGCATTCATATCACTTGCTCATTTGACCATTTATTCCGCATACAGACGCTAAATATTCCTTTTGACGGACAGATAATTTTATTTCGATATCAACTTGATTTCGTGCTGTATGTTTATTGATGATAGATGATATCAGAACAACGACGAATTGAAACCCCTCCTATTCCCAGTCTGGATAACAGCATGCCACCACCTCCGTCATATGAAGAAGTGAATGGTGTCTATGCATCTCAAGCACATAATGGAACAACAGATAGCATGGGTTACTTCTTAGGAGAGGTTAGTACGAGACTGCTTCTACTCTCTTGTACACAGGGAAACACctacaaatattaaattttgagaaAGGTGACaactgttttcttttttaattttactctTCTTGCAGGTTTTATTTCCATATTCTGCTGTATCC
Encoded here:
- the LOC137811124 gene encoding SH3 domain-containing protein 2-like isoform X3, with the protein product MELQLHQKLEKLYISTRAGKHYQRDIVRGVEGYIVTGSKQVEIGTKLSEDSRKYGAENTCTSGNTLSRAALSFAQARAQTEKERGNLLKALGTQVAEPLRAMVVGAPLEDARHLAQRYDRIRQEAEAQAIEVSKRQAKVREMPPSAENSMKLEAAEGKLQDLKTNMTTLGKEAAAALAAVEAQQQRLTLQRLIAMVEAERAYHQIILQILDQLEGEMISEQRRIETPPIPSLDNSMPPPPSYEEVNGVYASQAHNGTTDSMGYFLGEVLFPYSAVSEVELNLSVGDYIVVRKVTNSGWAEGECKGKAGWFPFSYIERRERVLASKVAEVF
- the LOC137811124 gene encoding SH3 domain-containing protein 2-like isoform X1, which encodes MLSESKPPSFENRSLASNRTVAIQAVLKQFGGGGYGGSDNVATNGMELQLHQKLEKLYISTRAGKHYQRDIVRGVEGYIVTGSKQVEIGTKLSEDSRKYGAENTCTSGNTLSRAALSFAQARAQTEKERGNLLKALGTQVAEPLRAMVVGAPLEDARHLAQRYDRIRQEAEAQAIEVSKRQAKVREMPPSAENSMKLEAAEGKLQDLKTNMTTLGKEAAAALAAVEAQQQRLTLQRLIAMVEAERAYHQIILQILDQLEGEMISEQRRIETPPIPSLDNSMPPPPSYEEVNGVYASQAHNGTTDSMGYFLGEVLFPYSAVSEVELNLSVGDYIVVRKVTNSGWAEGECKGKAGWFPFSYIERRERVLASKVAEVF
- the LOC137811124 gene encoding SH3 domain-containing protein 2-like isoform X2 yields the protein MDAIRKQASKLREQVARQQQAVLKQFGGGGYGGSDNVATNGMELQLHQKLEKLYISTRAGKHYQRDIVRGVEGYIVTGSKQVEIGTKLSEDSRKYGAENTCTSGNTLSRAALSFAQARAQTEKERGNLLKALGTQVAEPLRAMVVGAPLEDARHLAQRYDRIRQEAEAQAIEVSKRQAKVREMPPSAENSMKLEAAEGKLQDLKTNMTTLGKEAAAALAAVEAQQQRLTLQRLIAMVEAERAYHQIILQILDQLEGEMISEQRRIETPPIPSLDNSMPPPPSYEEVNGVYASQAHNGTTDSMGYFLGEVLFPYSAVSEVELNLSVGDYIVVRKVTNSGWAEGECKGKAGWFPFSYIERRERVLASKVAEVF